Proteins found in one Nitrosopumilus maritimus SCM1 genomic segment:
- the tmk gene encoding dTMP kinase, translating to MIIVIEGGDQAGKLTQSTMLEKALKKRKIKTKLFHFPDYKTHIGKEIRQYLDGKRKFPPQVIHCLLSANRWEKLEQIKTAQEKNSVLIMNRYYHSNLVYGLANGMKEKWLESLDAGLPKADLVILLDVTQKESFNRQKTNRDKFEKNEEFLRKISRIYKTTAKKKRWKIIDATKSKQEVHEEIMKTFSKKIGL from the coding sequence ATGATAATCGTAATTGAAGGTGGAGATCAAGCAGGAAAACTAACACAGTCAACTATGCTAGAAAAAGCACTCAAAAAAAGAAAAATCAAAACCAAATTGTTTCATTTTCCAGATTACAAAACCCATATTGGAAAAGAGATTAGGCAATATCTTGATGGAAAAAGGAAATTCCCCCCACAAGTAATTCATTGTTTACTGTCTGCAAATAGATGGGAAAAACTAGAACAGATTAAAACTGCTCAAGAAAAAAATTCTGTTCTTATAATGAATAGATATTACCATTCAAATCTAGTATATGGTCTTGCAAATGGAATGAAAGAAAAATGGCTTGAAAGTCTAGATGCAGGACTACCAAAAGCAGATCTTGTAATTTTACTTGATGTCACACAAAAAGAATCCTTTAACAGACAAAAAACCAATCGAGACAAATTTGAGAAAAATGAAGAATTTTTGAGAAAGATTTCTAGAATCTACAAAACCACTGCAAAGAAAAAACGTTGGAAAATAATTGATGCTACAAAATCTAAACAAGAGGTTCATGAAGAAATCATGAAGACATTTTCAAAGAAAATAGGATTATGA
- the hsp14 gene encoding archaeal heat shock protein Hsp14, translated as MGLVKEVIKEIGNKSREFYEFVLPPIDMYLNDDNLKVVIDIPGFSKKDIKLTLCGDILSIQACKEVDEKESESLISKQRPNIIDKKIRLPIDIKQGEEKIDSAKYEDGVLTLVIPVTKKGKDISIE; from the coding sequence ATGGGACTAGTAAAAGAAGTGATAAAAGAAATTGGAAACAAATCACGAGAATTTTACGAATTTGTATTACCACCAATTGACATGTATCTTAATGATGACAACCTCAAAGTGGTTATTGACATCCCAGGATTCTCAAAAAAAGATATCAAACTAACATTATGTGGTGACATTCTATCAATTCAAGCATGCAAAGAAGTAGATGAGAAAGAATCTGAATCATTGATTTCAAAACAGAGACCAAACATCATTGATAAAAAAATCAGACTACCAATTGATATCAAACAAGGTGAAGAAAAAATAGATTCAGCAAAATATGAAGATGGTGTATTAACACTAGTAATCCCTGTAACTAAAAAGGGAAAAGATATCTCAATAGAATAA